GTGATCACGACCTCGGTCGATTCACCGCGATCGAGAAACTCGACCGTGACCAGGGTTTCACCGACCCGGTGATCGTCTTCCACCCAATCCCAGGTGTAGACGAGCTTCCGAGGACGCTCGATGTTCCGATAGACGCCGACCGCCGTATGGATTCGGCCTTCGGATCCCCTCATGCGAATCCGATATCTGCCTCCCACGCGCAGGTCGACTTCGGCATCCTCGACGCTCGCTCCCTCGGGGCACGACCATTGGCGCAGCTCCGAGGGTACGGTCCAGGCTCGGAACACGGTCTCGGGATCGGCTTCGATCACTCGAGAAACGCGAAGGGACGACTCGGTTTCGACAGTCATGACTTCTTCTCCTTGTCTATTTCTTTGTCTTTTTCTTTGTCTCGGGATGATTTCTCGACGTAGCGCTGGAGGGAATCGAGCTGGGCCTCCCAGAGACCGCGGTAACGTTCCACCCATTCCGCCGCGCCGCGCATGCGGCTGGCGTCAATCTCGCAGCGGCTCATGCGTCCCTCCGGTGTGCGACGGACCAGCCGGGCGCGCTCCAGGACCCGAAGATGTTTGGAGATAGCCGGGCGGGAGATGTCGAACGGCTCGGCGAGCTCCCCGACCATCGCCTCCCCTCGCGCGAGCCGGGCCAGGATCGCCCGCCGGGTCGGATCGGCGAGGGCGCCGAAGATGCGATCGAGGTCAGCCTCGGGGTCGGGCTTATTGGTAACCATATGGTTACCAATAGCACAGCAACACGGACACGTCAAGCGGTCCTGTGGTGTTCGCCGCCCGAAAAAGGACTAGGACTTCGCTCGGGGCCGGCGAAGCCCCTTCGTCCGACCGAGATCTTCCAGAAGTCTCAGGAAATCATCTCGGAGCGGCTGACTCTTGAGATTTCGCCAGGACGTGAGCAGCCGGCGCTCCCTCGGATCGCCGGGCGTGCCCCGACCTCGGTCCTTTTCGTCGGGCAGAAAGTACGACATCGGCGTGTCGAGGGCCTCGGCAATTCGCTGAAGCCAGTCGAGCGAGATACGCCTCCGCCCTTTCTCGAAATTCGTCAAGGCGCCGGGAGAAATCCCGACCATACGAGCCAGGACCTTCTGCCTGATTCGCTTGGACTTGCGAACGTCACGAATCCGCTCCCCAACCTTCATCTCCCCACTTTCCTTCAACTGGTTACCTACTCCTGATTAAGGGCGCGCAATCATTTGCGGCGCATTCCGACCGACGGAACGGGCGAAACACAGCCAAAGACGCACGTTCTCCGCTACTGTGATTCCCCAAGACTACGCCAGGACAGAACAGGGGTTATAGCACAAGTGTGATGCACTTGACAATCGGTCGGTAAGCTCTTTGTCTAGCAGCCTGATTAAGAGAATACGAGGCAACCTGCCGAGCGGTGGCCAAGACATCTGCCGTTCGACTTCGCCAAGGCTTCGTCGGAACCGCGCCGGAGCCCGAAGGGCGTAGGCGGGCGAGATCGGCGCGAAGCGCCGGGAAGGCCGAGCCGTGGCGGCCGATCGACTACAGGTCCCGCCACGGCGTTGATGCACTAATGAGAGATGAACTTGTCTAGACCGGGGGCGCCGATTCGCTTCGGGATGTCTTCGGTCAACGCCGGCTTCCAGCTCGACGGTCCGGCGCGCAGGAACACCTCGACCCACACCCTCTCCCACTTCTCGTTGTCGAACATCTGCTCCGGAGTATCCTTGGAGACGAAGTTCGTGTCGCATCGAAGAGTAAGGACATCCGACGTCCCGCCGGGGGGAATGGGTGTTTCGGAGATCGAGTAGATGAAGGCGTTCCCCCATGGCTCGTCGGGAAAGGTCTCCCGTTTGAACACCGCCATGGCCTGCACATAGCCGACTTCCTCCGAGCCCTGGTTGCGGATCTGGAAGCGGATCACCGGGTGGATATAGTG
Above is a genomic segment from Vicinamibacteria bacterium containing:
- a CDS encoding metalloregulator ArsR/SmtB family transcription factor produces the protein MVTNKPDPEADLDRIFGALADPTRRAILARLARGEAMVGELAEPFDISRPAISKHLRVLERARLVRRTPEGRMSRCEIDASRMRGAAEWVERYRGLWEAQLDSLQRYVEKSSRDKEKDKEIDKEKKS
- a CDS encoding SRPBCC domain-containing protein; this encodes MTVETESSLRVSRVIEADPETVFRAWTVPSELRQWSCPEGASVEDAEVDLRVGGRYRIRMRGSEGRIHTAVGVYRNIERPRKLVYTWDWVEDDHRVGETLVTVEFLDRGESTEVVITHERFPTAEAKRAHEDGWKSCLNRLERRFEER
- a CDS encoding helix-turn-helix transcriptional regulator; this encodes MKVGERIRDVRKSKRIRQKVLARMVGISPGALTNFEKGRRRISLDWLQRIAEALDTPMSYFLPDEKDRGRGTPGDPRERRLLTSWRNLKSQPLRDDFLRLLEDLGRTKGLRRPRAKS